The Xenorhabdus doucetiae genome has a window encoding:
- a CDS encoding citrate synthase: MADKKATLNINGSAAIELDVLTPTLGTEVIDVRTLGSKGFYTYDPGFTSTASCESKITYIDGNEGILLHRGFPIDQLATESTYLEVCYILLYGEPPTPEEYEKFKTTVTRHTMIHEQITRLFHGFRRDSHPMAVLCGVTGALAAFYHDALDVNNPRHREITAYRLLSKMPTVAAMCYKYSLGQPFVYPRNDLSYAANFLYMMFSTPCEEYKVNPVLERAMDRIFILHADHEQNASTSTVRTAGSSGANPFACIAAGIASLWGPAHGGANEACLRMLEEIQSVEHIPEFIARAKDKNDSFRLMGFGHRVYKNYDPRATVMRETCHEVLNELGLNDSLLEVAMELERIALNDPYFIEKKLYPNVDFYSGIILKAMGIPSTMFTVIFAIARTIGWIAHWNEMHDEGLKIARPRQLYTGHAERDFKSQLKK; the protein is encoded by the coding sequence ATGGCTGATAAAAAGGCTACGTTGAACATAAATGGTTCAGCTGCTATCGAACTAGACGTACTAACGCCGACCCTAGGTACTGAAGTAATTGACGTTCGAACCCTCGGCTCAAAAGGCTTCTATACTTACGATCCGGGCTTTACTTCCACTGCCTCTTGTGAGTCGAAAATCACCTATATTGATGGCAATGAAGGCATTTTGCTGCACCGTGGTTTTCCCATCGATCAGCTTGCAACGGAATCGACCTATCTGGAAGTCTGTTACATTTTGCTATATGGCGAACCGCCTACTCCCGAAGAGTACGAAAAATTTAAAACGACAGTGACTCGCCATACGATGATCCACGAACAGATCACCCGTCTGTTCCACGGTTTCCGCCGTGATTCTCATCCAATGGCGGTTCTTTGTGGTGTTACGGGCGCACTGGCTGCTTTCTACCATGATGCACTGGATGTCAATAATCCTCGCCACCGTGAAATCACCGCTTACCGTCTGCTGTCCAAAATGCCCACTGTCGCGGCAATGTGTTACAAATATTCCCTTGGGCAGCCTTTTGTTTATCCACGTAATGATCTGTCTTATGCCGCCAACTTCCTGTACATGATGTTCTCAACACCGTGTGAGGAATATAAGGTTAATCCTGTATTAGAACGCGCTATGGATCGCATTTTCATCCTGCATGCCGATCATGAACAAAATGCCTCAACCTCAACGGTACGTACTGCTGGCTCTTCCGGCGCCAACCCATTTGCCTGTATCGCTGCGGGTATTGCATCCCTGTGGGGACCTGCACATGGTGGAGCAAACGAAGCCTGCTTGCGGATGCTGGAAGAGATCCAATCTGTCGAACACATTCCTGAATTCATTGCGCGCGCCAAAGATAAAAATGATTCTTTCCGCCTGATGGGCTTTGGTCACCGTGTTTACAAAAACTATGACCCGCGCGCAACCGTGATGCGTGAAACCTGCCATGAAGTGCTGAATGAACTTGGCCTGAATGACAGTCTGCTGGAAGTAGCAATGGAATTAGAACGTATTGCGCTGAACGACCCCTACTTCATTGAGAAAAAACTGTATCCCAATGTCGATTTCTACTCTGGCATTATCCTGAAAGCGATGGGGATTCCCTCCACCATGTTCACTGTGATTTTCGCCATTGCCCGTACTATTGGCTGGATTGCACATTGGAATGAAATGCACGATGAAGGTTTGAAAATCGCACGTCCACGTCAACTTTATACGGGTCATGCTGAACGCGATTTCAAGAGTCAGTTGAAAAAGTAA
- a CDS encoding AraC family transcriptional regulator: MVWLQQNDYFDPDRLNMPVIGIAAEMGQHDSGFHRHNMGQLLFTRRGCIKITLANQISILPPTRVAWIPAKTRHRAEIRGSVGYRSIYLDTDYLNASETALLSNQSEVLEATPLLQALLERIAISSFDSDGSQGKGANLLAVFFDEIREARREPTLLPLPSDRRLTPLSLEQLPPPLHILATYIGASEKTITRIFHRETGMNYQQWRQQWRLVKAIELLAQNKTLSYIAQELGFANDSAFVTFFRKVMGRPPREYIKNYTPNISKN, translated from the coding sequence ATGGTGTGGTTGCAACAAAATGATTATTTTGATCCTGATAGATTGAATATGCCTGTGATAGGGATCGCAGCGGAGATGGGGCAACACGATTCTGGCTTTCATCGGCATAATATGGGGCAATTGCTGTTTACCCGGCGGGGCTGTATCAAGATCACATTGGCAAATCAGATCTCTATTCTGCCTCCAACCAGAGTGGCATGGATACCCGCCAAAACACGGCATCGGGCAGAAATACGCGGCTCTGTAGGCTATCGTTCTATCTATTTGGATACTGATTATTTGAATGCTTCTGAAACAGCGTTACTTTCTAACCAAAGTGAAGTATTGGAAGCCACTCCACTATTACAGGCGCTTTTGGAGCGTATCGCGATATCTTCTTTTGACTCTGATGGGTCTCAGGGAAAAGGAGCAAATTTGCTGGCCGTATTTTTTGACGAAATCCGTGAGGCGCGTAGGGAACCGACTTTGTTGCCTCTGCCTTCTGATCGGCGTTTAACACCTCTATCACTTGAACAATTGCCGCCACCACTGCACATATTAGCCACTTATATTGGTGCTAGTGAAAAGACGATTACGCGGATATTTCATCGTGAAACAGGCATGAATTATCAACAGTGGCGACAGCAATGGCGGTTAGTAAAGGCGATAGAGCTATTGGCACAGAACAAAACATTATCTTATATTGCTCAGGAACTGGGTTTTGCCAATGATAGTGCATTTGTGACATTTTTCCGTAAAGTCATGGGAAGACCGCCAAGGGAATATATAAAAAACTACACCCCTAATATCAGTAAAAACTGA
- a CDS encoding type 2 GTP cyclohydrolase I — MNNVELEHVLNTELSIREFQDYAPNGLQVEGRPHVQRVITGVTACQALLDEAVRLEADAVIVHHGYFWKNESPVIRGMKRRRLRTLLCNDINLYGYHLPLDAHPVLGNNVQLARQMGAKVIGEIDTLLPHGAFDQPVTSAELTERLEKSLARKVLHCGDNAPEEIRTLAWCTGGGQSFIEQAAEFGVDAFVTGEVSEKTIHVAREMGLHFFAAGHHATERYGIKALGEWLASHYGLDVTFIDIPNPA, encoded by the coding sequence ATGAACAATGTTGAACTGGAGCATGTGCTCAATACGGAATTGAGTATCCGTGAATTTCAAGATTATGCTCCCAATGGATTACAGGTAGAAGGTCGTCCCCATGTTCAGCGGGTGATTACGGGTGTGACAGCCTGCCAGGCATTGTTGGATGAAGCGGTTCGCCTTGAGGCGGATGCTGTTATCGTTCATCACGGATACTTTTGGAAGAATGAATCTCCTGTTATCCGTGGCATGAAACGCCGCCGCTTGCGAACACTCCTTTGCAATGATATCAACCTGTACGGCTATCATCTCCCGTTAGATGCCCATCCTGTTTTGGGTAACAATGTCCAATTGGCGCGCCAGATGGGAGCGAAGGTCATCGGCGAGATTGATACGCTTCTGCCTCATGGTGCTTTTGATCAACCTGTTACATCGGCAGAATTGACTGAACGTCTTGAAAAAAGTCTGGCGAGAAAGGTACTGCATTGTGGCGATAATGCACCCGAAGAGATCCGTACACTGGCATGGTGTACCGGTGGCGGCCAGAGTTTTATTGAACAGGCGGCTGAGTTTGGTGTTGATGCCTTTGTGACAGGCGAAGTCTCAGAAAAGACCATCCATGTTGCCCGTGAAATGGGGCTGCATTTTTTTGCGGCAGGGCACCATGCGACAGAGCGCTATGGCATCAAAGCGCTCGGTGAGTGGTTGGCAAGTCATTATGGATTGGATGTGACTTTTATCGATATTCCTAATCCGGCTTGA
- the kdpA gene encoding potassium-transporting ATPase subunit KdpA — MAVSAFLLITSFLLILFLLSKPLGNLIARLVEGELPRWLTKTETILWRCCGLQKPGSNIKEMNWWQYALAICIFNIAGLLLLFTLLVSQDHLPLNPQHFAGMKWDLALNTAISFVTNTNWQAYSGENTLSYLSQMAGLTVQNFLSAATGIAVAFALMRAFSRQGMKTVGNAWIDITRITLYLLLPLAIIIALFFVSQGVIQNFSSYVLIHSLEGQPQWLPMGPVASQEAIKLLGTNGGGFFGANSAHPFENPTSLSNFVQVLAIFLIPCALCFAFGLVVGDNRQGYALLWTISIVFIIATSVVMYAETAGNSHLIHANISDHVNMEGKESRFGILASSLYGVVTTAASCGAVNAMHDSFTALGGMILLWLMQIGEVIFGGVGSGLYGLLLFVLLAVFIAGLMIGRAPEYLGKKIDVYDMKMVALAILATPSLVLLGTALAISTDIGRSAIANPGAHGFTEVLYAFSSAANNNGSAFAGLNANNVFYNLVLGIIMFLGRFGVILPVLAIAGSMIHKKRQPISSGTLPTHGSLFIGLLILVILLIGALTFIPALALGPIAEHLQF; from the coding sequence ATGGCAGTATCCGCTTTTTTACTGATTACCAGTTTTCTGCTCATACTGTTTCTATTGAGCAAACCGCTTGGCAACCTGATCGCCAGACTCGTCGAAGGAGAATTGCCCCGCTGGTTGACAAAAACGGAAACCATCCTGTGGCGTTGTTGTGGCTTGCAAAAACCTGGCAGCAATATCAAAGAAATGAACTGGTGGCAGTATGCTCTCGCCATCTGCATATTCAATATCGCCGGGCTATTGCTCCTGTTTACGCTGCTGGTAAGCCAAGACCATTTGCCATTGAATCCACAACATTTTGCCGGCATGAAATGGGATTTGGCACTTAATACTGCAATCAGTTTTGTCACCAATACCAATTGGCAAGCCTATAGTGGAGAAAATACCCTCAGTTACTTAAGCCAAATGGCTGGATTGACCGTACAGAATTTTCTGTCTGCGGCAACCGGAATTGCTGTGGCTTTCGCCTTAATGCGGGCGTTTTCCCGCCAAGGCATGAAAACCGTGGGAAATGCGTGGATCGACATCACACGTATCACTTTATATCTCTTGCTCCCGCTTGCGATCATTATTGCCTTATTCTTTGTCAGTCAAGGCGTTATCCAAAACTTTTCTTCCTATGTCCTCATCCACTCTCTTGAGGGACAACCGCAATGGCTGCCTATGGGGCCGGTTGCTTCTCAAGAGGCCATAAAACTGTTGGGAACCAATGGCGGCGGATTTTTTGGGGCAAATTCAGCCCATCCGTTTGAGAACCCAACTTCACTCAGTAACTTTGTCCAAGTTCTGGCGATTTTCTTGATCCCCTGTGCCTTATGTTTCGCATTCGGTCTGGTTGTTGGAGACAATCGCCAGGGATATGCTCTGCTCTGGACGATAAGCATCGTTTTCATTATTGCCACCAGCGTGGTGATGTATGCCGAAACCGCCGGTAATTCTCATCTTATACATGCCAATATCAGTGACCACGTCAATATGGAAGGCAAAGAATCCCGCTTTGGTATCCTTGCCTCTTCTCTCTATGGGGTGGTGACAACAGCCGCTTCCTGTGGTGCCGTCAATGCCATGCACGATTCCTTTACCGCGCTGGGTGGCATGATACTGCTCTGGTTGATGCAGATTGGTGAAGTTATCTTCGGTGGGGTAGGTTCTGGTCTTTATGGCCTGTTACTGTTCGTTCTGCTTGCTGTATTTATCGCAGGCTTGATGATTGGTCGCGCCCCCGAATACTTAGGCAAAAAAATTGATGTTTATGATATGAAAATGGTCGCATTAGCGATCTTAGCCACGCCTTCGCTGGTTTTATTAGGCACCGCTCTGGCGATTTCAACCGACATCGGTCGCAGCGCTATTGCCAATCCCGGCGCTCACGGCTTCACTGAAGTCCTTTATGCTTTTTCATCCGCGGCCAACAACAACGGAAGCGCCTTTGCCGGACTCAATGCCAACAATGTCTTTTATAACCTCGTGTTAGGGATCATCATGTTTCTTGGGCGCTTTGGCGTCATTCTGCCTGTTCTGGCCATCGCGGGTTCCATGATTCACAAAAAACGCCAGCCTATTAGCAGTGGCACCTTACCGACCCACGGTTCCCTCTTCATTGGATTATTAATTCTGGTCATTTTACTGATTGGTGCTCTCACGTTTATTCCTGCACTGGCGCTTGGCCCTATCGCAGAACACCTACAATTTTGA
- the kdpF gene encoding K(+)-transporting ATPase subunit F codes for MNIFLILGIFLVTLLLGYLIYALLNAEDF; via the coding sequence ATGAATATCTTCCTCATCCTTGGCATTTTTCTGGTGACGCTATTACTGGGCTATCTCATTTATGCGTTATTGAATGCGGAGGATTTCTAA
- the sdhC gene encoding succinate dehydrogenase cytochrome b556 subunit — protein sequence MGKIVKKQRPVNLDLRTINQPVSAIASILHRISGVITFIAVGILLWLLGMSLSSLEGFLQASEIMTGFFAKFILWGILTALAYHICGGIRHVLMDFGFLEETLATGSASAKVAIVIAVILSILAGVLLW from the coding sequence GTGGGCAAAATTGTGAAAAAACAAAGACCTGTCAACCTCGATTTGCGGACGATTAACCAACCCGTCTCCGCGATAGCATCGATCTTGCACCGTATCTCAGGCGTCATCACCTTTATCGCAGTGGGTATCCTACTGTGGTTATTGGGTATGTCACTGTCTTCGCTGGAGGGCTTCCTACAAGCATCTGAAATCATGACTGGCTTCTTCGCCAAATTTATCCTGTGGGGGATATTGACGGCGCTGGCTTACCACATCTGTGGGGGTATTCGCCATGTGTTGATGGATTTTGGTTTCTTGGAAGAAACTCTCGCTACCGGTAGTGCATCTGCCAAAGTAGCAATAGTCATCGCGGTTATTCTGTCTATTCTGGCTGGGGTATTATTATGGTAA
- the kdpB gene encoding potassium-transporting ATPase subunit KdpB, with protein MKNRQQVLFEPTLIRHALIDSLKKCHPARQWRNPVMFVVYVGSCLTTALWIAILVGQLTGNALFTGNALFTGAITLWLWFTVLFANFAEALAEGRSKAQASSLKGVKKTSWATKLASPDREAAKEKITSDTLRKGDIVLVEAGEIIPCDGEVLEGGASVDESAITGESAPVIRESGGDFSSVTGGTRVLSDWLIVECTVNPGETFLDRMISMVEGAKRRKTPNEIALTILLTALTIIFLLVCVSLLPFSLFSVQANQSGAPITLTVLIALLVCLIPTTIGGLLSAIGVAGMSRMLGANVIATSGRAIEAAGDVDVLLLDKTGTITLGNRQASQFLPAPSVTERQLADAAQLSSLADETPEGRSIVILAKKRFNMRERDLRELKATFVPFSAMTRMSGVNIGHRMIRKGAVDAIRRHIEANHSQFPEVIDQLVQKVAHKGETPLVVAENQQVLGVVALKDIVKGGIKERFSEMRKMGIKTVMITGDNHLTAAAIAAEAGVDDFLAEATPEAKLALIRQYQSEGRLVAMTGDGTNDAPALAQADVAVAMNSGTQAAKEAGNMVDLDSNPTKLIEVVHIGKQMLMTRGALTTFSIANDIAKYFAIIPAAFSVTYPQLNALNIMRLHSPESAVLSAVIFNAIIIIFLLPLALKGVSYRPMNALSLLRRNLWLYGLGGLLVPFVGIKLIDLLLTVFMFN; from the coding sequence ATGAAAAACAGACAACAAGTATTATTTGAGCCGACTTTAATTCGCCATGCACTTATCGATTCGTTAAAAAAATGTCATCCGGCCCGCCAATGGCGTAATCCCGTTATGTTTGTGGTTTATGTGGGAAGTTGCCTGACCACCGCATTATGGATTGCTATCTTAGTGGGACAATTAACGGGCAACGCGCTATTTACCGGTAACGCCCTATTTACCGGGGCTATTACTCTCTGGTTATGGTTTACTGTCCTGTTTGCCAACTTTGCAGAAGCCTTGGCTGAAGGACGTAGCAAAGCCCAGGCATCCAGTTTGAAAGGTGTCAAAAAAACCAGTTGGGCGACCAAACTGGCATCACCCGACCGCGAAGCCGCAAAAGAAAAAATCACGTCAGACACTTTGCGCAAAGGCGATATTGTGCTGGTGGAGGCGGGAGAAATTATTCCTTGCGATGGTGAAGTCCTTGAAGGCGGGGCGTCCGTTGATGAAAGCGCGATTACCGGAGAATCTGCGCCTGTTATCCGTGAATCCGGTGGTGATTTCTCCTCTGTCACTGGCGGTACGCGCGTTTTATCAGATTGGTTAATCGTCGAATGCACCGTCAATCCGGGCGAAACCTTTTTAGACAGAATGATTTCAATGGTTGAAGGGGCTAAACGACGTAAGACCCCTAATGAAATCGCCCTTACCATTCTGCTCACGGCGCTGACCATTATTTTCCTGCTGGTCTGTGTCAGCCTGCTGCCTTTCTCCTTGTTCAGTGTCCAAGCCAATCAATCCGGCGCACCGATTACCCTGACGGTATTGATTGCCTTACTGGTTTGCCTGATCCCCACCACGATTGGCGGTTTACTGTCAGCTATCGGTGTTGCGGGTATGAGCCGTATGTTGGGAGCTAATGTCATTGCTACCAGCGGACGAGCTATTGAAGCCGCCGGAGATGTGGATGTCCTGCTACTTGATAAAACAGGTACTATCACGCTCGGAAATCGTCAGGCATCCCAATTTTTACCCGCACCAAGCGTAACAGAACGGCAGTTAGCTGATGCGGCGCAACTCTCTTCCCTTGCCGATGAAACACCGGAAGGGCGCAGCATCGTGATCCTGGCAAAAAAACGTTTCAATATGCGTGAACGTGATCTGCGGGAATTAAAAGCGACATTTGTTCCCTTCTCTGCCATGACCCGCATGAGCGGGGTCAATATTGGTCATCGCATGATCCGCAAAGGCGCTGTCGATGCTATTCGCCGTCATATTGAAGCTAATCACAGTCAATTCCCGGAAGTGATTGACCAATTGGTACAGAAAGTGGCGCACAAGGGGGAAACACCGTTGGTTGTTGCTGAGAACCAGCAAGTCTTGGGCGTCGTCGCCTTGAAAGATATCGTGAAAGGTGGGATTAAAGAACGCTTCAGTGAAATGCGTAAAATGGGGATCAAAACCGTCATGATCACGGGGGACAATCATCTCACTGCCGCCGCCATTGCAGCCGAAGCCGGCGTTGATGATTTTTTGGCAGAAGCCACTCCCGAAGCGAAACTTGCCCTGATCCGCCAATATCAGTCCGAAGGGCGTCTGGTTGCCATGACGGGAGATGGTACCAACGATGCACCCGCGCTGGCACAAGCCGATGTTGCCGTTGCCATGAATTCAGGCACACAAGCCGCAAAAGAGGCCGGTAATATGGTCGATTTGGATTCCAACCCCACCAAATTGATCGAAGTTGTCCATATCGGTAAGCAGATGTTAATGACCCGCGGTGCTTTGACTACCTTTAGCATTGCCAATGATATTGCTAAATATTTCGCCATCATTCCCGCTGCTTTTTCGGTCACATACCCACAACTTAATGCGTTGAACATCATGCGTCTTCATTCGCCAGAATCTGCGGTACTGTCTGCGGTTATCTTCAACGCGATAATCATAATTTTCTTACTACCCTTAGCCTTAAAAGGCGTCAGTTACCGTCCCATGAACGCACTGTCACTCTTGCGCCGGAATCTATGGCTATATGGCCTTGGTGGCCTGCTGGTGCCATTTGTCGGCATCAAACTTATTGACCTCTTGCTCACGGTCTTCATGTTTAACTGA
- a CDS encoding YbfA family protein, which yields MSLYREYSWHQILLRRLGAIALGTIALPVMLFRRDRARFYSYLHKVWLKTSDKPVWLECSEMASGIRNR from the coding sequence ATGTCTCTATATCGTGAATACTCTTGGCATCAGATTCTCTTACGGCGTCTTGGTGCTATCGCGCTGGGCACTATTGCGCTGCCTGTTATGCTGTTTCGCCGTGATCGTGCCCGCTTTTATAGCTATCTGCATAAAGTATGGTTAAAAACCAGTGATAAACCAGTATGGCTGGAATGTTCAGAAATGGCTTCAGGTATTCGAAATCGTTAA
- a CDS encoding MFS transporter, producing the protein MQTKPSLWLAIALMMFPQIVETIYSPALTNIADGFSVSSEQAAQTLSLYFFAFALGVVVWGRLCDVIGRRPTIIIGLSLYSLASLLALLTQQFWLLLIARMLSAFGAAVGSVGTQTIMRDTYRGEELARIFSIMGIALAASPAIGMFSGSLLNAFAGYQAVFAGLAILAVILTGWSIVKLPETRPNNVTKVALFSTAIMMLKDLSIWRNAFLIAFFNICLFSYYQLAPFRFEQFGLSPELFGYTGLLLTFGVGLGSLLNKYLLKQSWISAKLVTLASLMSLLSGIGVYLLENSWFFIFPMSGIVIAYGLAIPNILASALTHYSDRLGTAGALFGLFYYLLLGLGLALAGWNQALGNVLVCCGSSMLVLSLLPINFPQKSRSPQMPKGK; encoded by the coding sequence ATGCAAACTAAACCATCACTTTGGCTCGCTATCGCTTTGATGATGTTCCCGCAAATTGTAGAAACTATCTACAGTCCTGCATTGACCAACATCGCTGATGGATTTTCCGTCAGCTCTGAACAAGCCGCTCAAACACTATCACTCTACTTCTTTGCTTTTGCTCTCGGTGTAGTCGTATGGGGACGCCTGTGTGATGTGATTGGCAGACGCCCGACTATCATTATTGGCTTATCGCTCTACAGTCTCGCTTCTCTGCTGGCATTACTGACACAACAATTTTGGTTATTGCTGATTGCCAGAATGCTGTCTGCTTTCGGGGCAGCCGTTGGTTCTGTCGGTACACAAACCATCATGCGAGATACCTACCGCGGAGAAGAATTGGCGCGGATTTTTTCCATTATGGGCATTGCCTTGGCTGCCAGCCCTGCCATTGGCATGTTTAGCGGTTCACTATTGAACGCTTTTGCTGGCTATCAAGCTGTCTTTGCCGGACTCGCCATTCTGGCAGTTATTCTGACCGGTTGGTCGATTGTAAAATTGCCAGAAACCCGGCCAAATAATGTCACAAAAGTGGCTTTATTCAGCACAGCAATCATGATGCTTAAAGATCTTTCAATCTGGCGAAATGCGTTTTTGATCGCATTTTTCAATATTTGTTTATTTAGCTACTATCAATTAGCGCCATTCCGTTTTGAACAATTTGGATTGTCGCCGGAATTATTTGGTTATACTGGTTTATTATTGACTTTCGGTGTTGGGTTAGGTTCGTTATTAAATAAATACCTATTAAAACAATCGTGGATATCTGCCAAATTAGTTACCCTTGCCTCATTAATGAGTCTGTTAAGTGGAATAGGTGTATACCTGCTTGAAAATAGCTGGTTCTTTATTTTTCCTATGTCTGGAATCGTTATCGCTTATGGTCTGGCTATTCCGAATATTCTGGCTTCTGCATTAACTCACTACTCAGACAGACTGGGCACTGCCGGCGCTTTATTCGGATTGTTTTACTATTTGCTGTTGGGACTTGGATTAGCGTTGGCAGGCTGGAACCAAGCATTGGGCAATGTACTGGTCTGCTGTGGGAGCAGCATGCTTGTTTTGTCCCTTTTGCCTATAAATTTCCCACAAAAAAGTAGAAGCCCCCAGATGCCAAAAGGGAAATAA
- the kdpC gene encoding potassium-transporting ATPase subunit KdpC, which translates to MIWLRSSIVLLVFLSLITGIAYPLLVTGVAGLLFPHQAGGSLIKQDGKWVGSELIGQNFTNPVYFHGRPSMTAEKPYNTLSSGGSNLAVTNPALDSKIQQNIIQVRSFNHSGNVPIPVDLIMASGSGLDPHISPEAAEFQAQRVAIARYLPLDVVDKLIQQRIQYPLLKYMGKPIVNVLELNLALDNLDPKGKPKGRIRYGTE; encoded by the coding sequence ATGATCTGGTTACGTTCTTCCATTGTGTTGCTGGTATTTCTTAGCCTAATCACGGGGATTGCCTATCCCTTACTGGTGACGGGAGTCGCAGGATTGTTATTTCCCCACCAAGCAGGGGGATCGCTAATCAAGCAAGATGGCAAATGGGTTGGCTCTGAATTAATAGGGCAAAATTTTACCAACCCCGTCTATTTTCATGGACGGCCTTCCATGACGGCCGAAAAACCCTATAACACGTTGTCATCGGGAGGCAGTAATCTCGCTGTGACCAACCCGGCACTGGACAGCAAAATACAGCAAAACATAATCCAAGTGCGTTCATTTAATCATTCCGGCAATGTTCCGATCCCCGTTGATTTAATCATGGCATCGGGTAGCGGGCTCGATCCTCATATATCCCCGGAAGCGGCTGAATTTCAGGCACAACGTGTGGCGATAGCCCGTTATTTGCCACTTGACGTGGTTGATAAACTGATTCAGCAACGCATTCAGTATCCCCTGCTGAAATATATGGGGAAGCCGATAGTTAACGTACTGGAACTGAATCTGGCGTTGGATAACCTGGACCCAAAAGGCAAACCAAAAGGCAGAATAAGATATGGCACAGAATGA
- the sdhD gene encoding succinate dehydrogenase membrane anchor subunit codes for MVSNASALGRTGIQDWLLLRASAIIIVLYVLYLVGFVATTSDMTYEVWRGFFSSSLTKVFTVLALLSILVHAWIGLWQVLTDYVKPLALRLVLQLVIIVALLTYLIYGTIVVWGA; via the coding sequence ATGGTAAGCAACGCATCCGCATTGGGTCGTACGGGTATTCAGGATTGGCTGCTGCTACGTGCATCCGCAATTATTATTGTTTTGTACGTCCTTTACCTTGTCGGTTTTGTCGCAACAACGTCGGATATGACTTATGAAGTCTGGCGCGGTTTCTTCTCTTCCTCCCTCACCAAAGTATTCACCGTGTTGGCGCTGCTTTCCATTCTGGTTCACGCCTGGATTGGCTTGTGGCAGGTACTGACAGATTATGTCAAGCCGCTCGCACTGCGTTTGGTTCTGCAACTGGTGATTATTGTCGCGCTGTTAACTTATTTGATTTACGGAACAATTGTGGTGTGGGGTGCATAA